In the Campylobacter showae genome, one interval contains:
- the rimO gene encoding 30S ribosomal protein S12 methylthiotransferase RimO produces MGKLHLVSLGCNKNLVDSEIMLGRLSNYEITPDVASADVIIVNTCGFINSAKEESIRAVLDMHEARKKGSLLVVTGCLMQRYREELMKELPEVDLFTGVGDYDKIDEIILKKQNLFSPETYLQASEERVITGSNYHAYIKISEGCNQKCSFCAIPTFKGKLKSRALENIVDEVQKLVKKGYYDFSFLSQDSSSYMRDHAVSDGLISLIDAVEKIEGVKTARILYLYPSTTSNALIERIVASPVFVNYFDMPIQHASEKMLKIMRRGSGAARIKELLNLMKSAPDAFLRTGVIVGHPGETETEFDELCAFLQEFKFDRVSAFAYSKEEDTLSYEMEQVPAKIISKRLSKIEKITRAAIEESFAQELGKKFIVSLEGESSEGEMFYAAKKALWDKDIDGEILINESDVEQLETGGRYWCEITQVAGSQALGKITAKA; encoded by the coding sequence ATGGGCAAACTTCACTTAGTATCCTTAGGCTGTAACAAAAATCTGGTGGATTCTGAAATCATGCTCGGACGCCTCTCAAACTACGAGATCACGCCCGACGTCGCAAGCGCCGACGTCATCATTGTAAATACCTGTGGCTTTATAAACTCTGCTAAAGAGGAAAGCATCCGCGCGGTCCTAGACATGCACGAAGCGCGTAAAAAAGGCTCCCTGCTCGTAGTAACGGGCTGCCTCATGCAGCGCTACCGCGAGGAGCTGATGAAGGAGCTGCCCGAGGTCGATCTATTTACCGGCGTCGGAGACTACGACAAGATCGACGAGATCATCCTAAAAAAGCAAAATTTATTTAGCCCCGAAACCTACCTGCAAGCAAGCGAAGAGCGCGTGATAACGGGCTCAAACTACCACGCCTACATCAAAATTTCAGAGGGCTGTAATCAAAAATGCAGCTTCTGCGCGATCCCGACCTTTAAGGGCAAGCTAAAATCCCGCGCGCTCGAAAATATCGTAGACGAGGTGCAAAAGCTCGTAAAAAAGGGCTACTACGACTTTAGCTTCCTCTCTCAGGATAGCAGCTCGTATATGCGCGATCACGCGGTTAGCGACGGGCTCATCTCACTCATTGACGCGGTCGAGAAGATAGAGGGCGTCAAAACCGCGCGCATACTCTATCTCTATCCTAGCACCACCTCAAACGCGCTAATTGAGCGCATCGTCGCTTCGCCCGTATTCGTGAACTACTTTGACATGCCGATCCAGCACGCAAGCGAGAAAATGCTAAAAATCATGAGGCGCGGAAGCGGTGCGGCGCGGATTAAAGAGCTTTTAAATTTGATGAAAAGCGCGCCCGATGCATTTTTGCGAACGGGTGTCATCGTCGGACACCCTGGGGAAACCGAAACCGAATTTGACGAGCTTTGCGCGTTTTTGCAGGAATTTAAATTTGACCGCGTTTCGGCGTTTGCATATTCAAAAGAGGAGGACACGCTCTCGTACGAGATGGAACAAGTGCCCGCCAAAATCATCTCAAAGCGCCTAAGTAAAATAGAAAAGATCACTCGAGCCGCGATAGAAGAAAGCTTCGCGCAGGAGCTGGGCAAGAAATTTATCGTTTCGCTCGAGGGCGAAAGCAGCGAGGGCGAGATGTTTTATGCCGCGAAAAAGGCGCTGTGGGATAAGGACATCGACGGCGAAATTTTGATCAACGAAAGCGACGTGGAGCAGCTAGAAACCGGCGGTCGCTACTGGTGCGAGATCACGCAGGTAGCGGGCAGCCAGGCGCTAGGCAAGATCACGGCAAAGGCCTAA
- the panC gene encoding pantoate--beta-alanine ligase: MQILRTAEQLRDFVAANPENIGFVPTMGALHDGHASLIEKCVAENKTAIVSTFVNPTQFLAGEDFEDYPKNEQNDAKICEGLGVHAMFAPEARELYFDTEPLISAPENLASVLEGKTRPGHFDGVLRVLNKLFNLTNAKRVYMGKKDAQQLLIVSNFVKTYFLNLEIVPCEIVRAPDGLALSSRNAYLDEGQKLEALKLSHSLKKASNLIAAGELSAQTIKGEMLQTLEPLNVDYVAIVDRNLNEISLIEPNNTIILIAAYVGKTRLIDNLWV, encoded by the coding sequence ATGCAAATTTTAAGAACAGCAGAACAGCTGCGAGATTTCGTCGCGGCAAATCCCGAAAATATCGGCTTCGTACCCACTATGGGCGCACTTCACGACGGACACGCTAGCCTCATAGAAAAGTGCGTAGCGGAAAACAAAACCGCGATCGTTTCGACCTTTGTAAACCCGACGCAGTTTTTAGCCGGCGAGGACTTTGAGGACTATCCGAAAAATGAACAAAACGACGCTAAAATTTGCGAAGGGCTGGGCGTGCATGCGATGTTTGCGCCTGAGGCTAGGGAGCTATATTTTGATACCGAGCCGTTAATCAGTGCGCCTGAAAATTTAGCAAGCGTGCTCGAGGGTAAGACTCGCCCCGGACACTTTGACGGCGTGCTTCGAGTGCTAAACAAGCTCTTTAATCTAACAAACGCAAAGCGCGTCTATATGGGCAAAAAGGACGCGCAGCAGCTACTCATCGTGAGTAATTTCGTAAAGACCTATTTTTTAAATTTAGAGATCGTGCCTTGCGAGATCGTCCGCGCGCCCGACGGACTGGCGCTTAGCTCGCGAAACGCCTACCTGGACGAAGGGCAAAAGCTAGAGGCGCTTAAGCTTTCGCATTCGCTTAAAAAAGCTTCAAATTTGATCGCAGCCGGCGAGCTAAGCGCGCAAACGATAAAAGGCGAGATGCTACAAACCCTAGAGCCGCTAAACGTCGACTACGTCGCGATCGTGGATAGAAATTTAAACGAAATCTCGCTAATAGAGCCAAACAACACCATCATCCTAATCGCCGCGTATGTGGGCAAAACGCGTCTGATCGACAATCTGTGGGTATAA
- the prfB gene encoding peptide chain release factor 2 has protein sequence MDNYEYTELLKTLNTKVENIASVVKPESIKARLKEIEELENDQNFWQDIAKAGAIGKEKTKISNILNNFLNAKSAVDDAKDLYELANSENDEETINSLFAEAGELEDKIVNLEISMLLSGEDDGKNAIVTIHPGAGGTESNDWASMLYRMYLRFCEREGFKVETLDFQEGEEAGLKDVSFIVKGVNAYGYLKAENGIHRLVRTSPFDSAGRRHTSFTSVMVSPEIDDDIEIEIDEKDLKIDTYRAGGAGGQHVNKTESAVRITHAPTGIVVQCQNDRSQHKNKATAMKMLKSRLYELELMKQQEAAGSIEKSEIGWGHQIRSYVLFPYQQVKDNRSGEAYSQTDAILDGDIKKLIEGVLVSQKSIN, from the coding sequence TTGGATAATTACGAATACACGGAACTTCTAAAAACCCTAAACACGAAAGTAGAAAATATCGCTAGCGTCGTAAAGCCCGAGAGTATCAAAGCTCGTCTAAAAGAGATCGAGGAGCTAGAAAACGATCAAAATTTCTGGCAAGATATCGCAAAAGCGGGTGCCATCGGCAAGGAAAAAACGAAAATTTCAAATATCTTAAATAACTTCCTAAACGCCAAAAGCGCCGTAGACGACGCAAAGGATCTATACGAGCTAGCCAACTCCGAAAACGACGAAGAGACGATAAATTCGCTCTTTGCCGAGGCTGGCGAGTTAGAGGATAAGATAGTAAATTTAGAGATTTCTATGCTGCTTAGCGGCGAGGACGACGGCAAAAACGCCATCGTCACCATCCACCCGGGCGCGGGCGGTACGGAGAGTAACGACTGGGCTAGCATGCTATACCGCATGTATCTGCGCTTTTGCGAGCGCGAGGGCTTTAAGGTAGAAACCCTGGACTTCCAAGAGGGCGAAGAAGCAGGACTAAAAGACGTGAGTTTTATCGTTAAAGGCGTAAACGCCTACGGCTATCTAAAGGCCGAAAACGGTATCCACCGCTTAGTGCGAACCAGTCCGTTTGATAGCGCGGGTCGCCGCCACACGAGCTTTACCAGCGTGATGGTAAGCCCGGAGATCGATGATGACATCGAGATAGAAATCGACGAAAAAGACCTAAAAATCGACACCTACCGCGCGGGCGGAGCGGGCGGTCAGCACGTAAATAAAACCGAGTCCGCCGTGCGTATCACTCACGCGCCTACAGGCATCGTCGTGCAGTGCCAAAACGACCGCAGCCAGCACAAAAACAAAGCCACTGCGATGAAAATGCTAAAATCGCGCCTCTATGAGCTAGAGCTAATGAAACAGCAAGAAGCCGCCGGCAGCATCGAAAAAAGCGAGATCGGCTGGGGCCATCAGATCCGCTCATACGTGCTTTTTCCGTATCAGCAGGTTAAAGACAACCGCAGCGGCGAGGCGTACAGCCAAACCGACGCGATACTAGACGGCGATATAAAAAAGCTCATCGAGGGCGTTTTAGTAAGTCAAAAAAGCATAAACTAG
- a CDS encoding type II secretion system protein yields the protein MEISALLNQLGYNENDATTAQVKRILNNCDGLNLSSIITLNDHLKPLGSFVAMSGSEDVFKIKNAGKTPDAQSDALNVIENWAEKNKISIKKVNETTHYILGKNI from the coding sequence ATGGAAATTTCAGCTCTTTTAAACCAGCTAGGCTATAACGAAAACGATGCGACCACCGCGCAAGTTAAGCGCATCCTAAACAACTGCGACGGATTAAATTTAAGCAGTATCATCACGCTAAACGACCACCTAAAACCGCTAGGTAGCTTCGTCGCGATGAGCGGCAGCGAGGACGTGTTTAAGATAAAAAACGCGGGCAAAACGCCTGACGCGCAAAGCGACGCGCTAAACGTGATCGAAAACTGGGCTGAAAAGAACAAAATAAGCATAAAAAAAGTAAATGAAACCACGCACTACATACTAGGAAAAAATATATGA
- a CDS encoding FAD-dependent oxidoreductase, with product MKNYDIIVIGFGKAGKTLAVKAANLGKKVAVIEKSAQMYGGTCINVGCIPTKKLVNLSKEAKYVNNNVAGEYFTLSVEKKDKLISALRAKNFAMLEGNANVDVINGTAKFVDKNSVEVAAADGSKSTLAAPTIVINTGSINEKPSFEVSSNLAYDSTGILNLKTLPKRLVVVGGGYIGLEFASMFAEFGSKVTIVARSGVLKNEDEDVKESVKTLLQTQGIDILEGCEVKNLKDGTLNFVQNGEAKSLDADAFLLATGRVAATAELNLSAAGVQTDAKGNVLVNEFLQTAQPHIYAVGDVRGGELFTYTSLDDFRIVFDKLFGAGKRSTLNRSPHASALFTETPLASIGLSEKRATAQNLDFKVLKLALAAVPGAKVVGNETGFLKAILDAKSGKILGAAFHCVYANELINEIAIAMTIGAGADFFKNQIFTHPSISEALNDLFGQF from the coding sequence ATGAAAAACTACGATATCATCGTCATCGGCTTTGGCAAGGCAGGCAAAACGCTCGCCGTAAAAGCCGCAAATTTGGGCAAAAAGGTCGCCGTGATCGAAAAATCGGCGCAGATGTACGGCGGAACGTGCATAAACGTCGGCTGCATCCCGACAAAGAAGCTAGTAAATTTAAGCAAAGAAGCAAAATACGTCAACAATAACGTCGCGGGCGAGTATTTCACGCTTAGCGTCGAAAAGAAAGACAAGCTAATCTCCGCGCTTAGAGCCAAAAATTTCGCGATGCTTGAGGGCAACGCAAACGTCGACGTGATAAACGGCACGGCTAAATTTGTAGATAAAAATAGCGTCGAAGTCGCGGCGGCAGACGGCTCAAAAAGCACGCTTGCCGCGCCAACGATCGTTATAAATACTGGCTCGATTAATGAAAAACCAAGCTTTGAGGTTAGTTCAAATTTAGCTTACGACAGCACGGGGATTTTAAACCTAAAAACGCTCCCAAAGCGCCTAGTAGTCGTGGGCGGCGGGTACATCGGGCTTGAGTTTGCCTCGATGTTTGCCGAGTTTGGCTCAAAGGTCACTATCGTAGCTCGCTCGGGCGTGCTAAAAAACGAGGACGAGGACGTAAAAGAGAGCGTAAAAACGCTACTACAAACGCAAGGGATCGATATTTTAGAGGGCTGCGAAGTTAAAAATTTAAAAGACGGTACGCTAAATTTCGTCCAAAACGGCGAGGCTAAAAGCCTTGACGCGGACGCGTTTTTACTAGCGACCGGACGAGTAGCTGCGACTGCGGAGCTAAATTTGAGCGCGGCCGGCGTACAAACGGACGCCAAAGGAAACGTGCTAGTAAACGAGTTTTTACAAACAGCACAGCCGCATATCTATGCAGTAGGCGACGTTCGCGGCGGCGAGCTTTTCACATATACGAGCCTAGATGATTTTCGCATCGTATTCGACAAGCTTTTTGGCGCGGGCAAACGAAGCACTCTAAACCGCTCTCCTCACGCTAGCGCGCTTTTTACCGAGACTCCGCTAGCTAGCATCGGACTAAGCGAAAAACGAGCGACGGCGCAAAATTTAGACTTTAAGGTTCTAAAACTAGCGCTAGCAGCAGTCCCCGGCGCAAAGGTAGTCGGCAACGAAACGGGATTTTTAAAAGCAATCCTGGACGCAAAAAGCGGCAAAATTTTGGGCGCGGCGTTTCACTGCGTTTACGCAAACGAGCTTATCAACGAGATTGCCATCGCGATGACCATAGGAGCGGGCGCTGATTTCTTTAAAAATCAGATTTTCACCCATCCTAGCATCAGCGAAGCGTTAAACGACCTCTTTGGACAATTTTAA
- a CDS encoding tetratricopeptide repeat protein yields MRNLLLAFIGLLFVGCAASSGGGSFSSDNPDYDFNKRAIGVLKPKCESGNYSACNDLAISYQNLQDHKTAIKYYERACGNNYQPACTNLANMYQTGLGVSKDANKALEIYNASCANGGAYSCYYLGEFYRSNADGKEPDYANAMSAYDRGCKLGDVPCCTNTAVLYEHGLGVAQDESKARSIYRSACFSGDTSACDNLKRMGRKR; encoded by the coding sequence ATGAGAAATTTACTTCTTGCCTTTATCGGGCTTTTGTTTGTAGGGTGCGCAGCTTCAAGCGGCGGCGGTAGCTTCTCTAGCGACAACCCGGACTATGACTTTAACAAGCGTGCCATAGGCGTTTTAAAACCGAAATGCGAAAGCGGCAACTACTCCGCGTGCAACGATCTTGCTATCAGCTACCAAAATTTGCAAGATCACAAAACAGCTATAAAATACTATGAAAGAGCGTGCGGCAACAACTATCAGCCCGCTTGCACAAACCTTGCCAACATGTATCAAACCGGGCTTGGCGTAAGCAAAGACGCAAACAAAGCCCTTGAAATCTACAACGCCTCGTGCGCGAACGGCGGCGCGTACTCTTGCTACTATCTAGGCGAGTTTTACCGCTCAAACGCCGACGGCAAGGAGCCTGACTACGCAAACGCTATGTCGGCCTACGACAGAGGCTGCAAACTAGGCGACGTGCCTTGCTGCACGAACACGGCGGTGCTTTACGAGCACGGCCTAGGCGTAGCGCAGGATGAGTCAAAAGCTAGAAGCATCTACCGCTCGGCGTGCTTTAGCGGCGATACCTCCGCATGCGACAATCTAAAAAGAATGGGCAGAAAACGCTAA
- a CDS encoding TonB-dependent receptor domain-containing protein, producing the protein MSFNNVAKISFVAALAIGANAAENVTLSGVEVSSTSGGYGVDDVKISTRNAGILKDVMRDIPGVYVGGTNGMNQKIYMRGVSDRGLNITIDGAKQNGNTFHHNADLLIDPDLIKAIDVEVGSRSVVNGAGALGGSVAFRTVDARDLLEEGEIIGAKIKTGYASNNDEFSQGLMVFTAPVEGLDFLAAINHKGYDYGKSGNGKKIGGDGNDLSYLFKLGYSFLDAHRISLSHEHNHYKGLYPLRAEFGSWHSGGNADADRKYERDTTTLKYEFTPSELLNLDVTAYHTKHQRIDGSKWGVKTRGLSAKAKTAIETGDVTQTLRYGAEYYHSENFNKPQNNRPEKVNNYSFYLEDAIKFAGLTVTPGIRYERHELKTYNGTGANIGGYKYKFDEFTPALALDYEFMKGLGVFASYAKVFRGPDVMESMLASGASRGTALGYRANPYLKATTGDSYEIGGRYKGEFSETGHVSFVAKYFKTKYKNLIVDNNAAGGRVNPVLYRINAGGADIDGVELLARLNLDALSLGASYTHQKVRYKDRVRNGSGGYYTSNIIGYRDQGDKYTFNAEYSINAIDTLVGYNLIYFASKDTTSAGNDAAVHIPSYAVSDVYLTYAPSGGKFKGLEINAGVYNVFNKAYVSHSQRMAEYTGDANAIDWEPGRNFKVNISYKF; encoded by the coding sequence ATGAGTTTTAACAATGTTGCGAAAATTTCTTTCGTAGCGGCTCTGGCTATCGGCGCAAATGCCGCCGAGAACGTAACGCTAAGCGGCGTAGAGGTAAGCAGCACTAGCGGCGGCTACGGCGTTGACGACGTAAAAATAAGCACGAGAAACGCAGGCATACTAAAAGACGTCATGCGCGATATCCCGGGCGTTTATGTGGGCGGCACGAACGGCATGAACCAAAAAATCTACATGAGAGGCGTGAGCGACCGCGGCTTAAATATCACGATCGACGGCGCGAAACAAAATGGAAATACCTTTCACCACAACGCAGACCTACTAATCGACCCCGATCTGATCAAAGCCATCGACGTTGAGGTCGGCTCGCGCTCTGTGGTAAACGGCGCTGGGGCTCTGGGCGGTTCGGTAGCCTTTAGGACGGTGGATGCTAGAGACCTGCTGGAAGAGGGCGAAATCATTGGCGCCAAAATCAAAACGGGCTATGCCTCAAATAACGACGAATTTTCGCAAGGACTCATGGTTTTTACCGCGCCCGTCGAGGGACTTGACTTTTTAGCCGCGATAAATCATAAGGGCTACGACTACGGCAAGAGCGGTAACGGTAAGAAAATCGGCGGCGACGGCAACGACCTTAGCTATCTTTTTAAGCTCGGGTATAGCTTTTTAGACGCGCACAGGATATCGCTCTCTCACGAACACAACCACTATAAGGGACTTTATCCGTTGAGGGCGGAGTTTGGCAGCTGGCATAGCGGAGGCAACGCCGACGCCGATCGTAAATACGAGCGCGATACGACGACGCTAAAGTATGAATTTACGCCGAGTGAACTGCTAAATCTCGACGTAACGGCCTATCATACGAAGCATCAGAGAATCGACGGTAGCAAATGGGGCGTAAAAACTAGAGGCCTAAGTGCGAAAGCAAAAACCGCGATAGAGACGGGCGACGTGACGCAAACGCTAAGATACGGCGCGGAGTACTACCACAGCGAGAACTTTAACAAACCGCAAAACAACCGTCCCGAAAAAGTAAACAACTACTCGTTTTACTTAGAGGACGCGATCAAATTTGCGGGACTTACCGTGACTCCTGGCATCAGATACGAGCGCCACGAGCTAAAGACATATAACGGCACGGGCGCAAATATCGGCGGGTACAAATACAAATTTGACGAATTTACGCCGGCTTTAGCGCTTGATTACGAGTTTATGAAAGGGCTTGGAGTATTTGCCAGCTACGCTAAAGTGTTTAGAGGACCGGACGTTATGGAGTCTATGCTAGCTAGCGGCGCTAGTAGGGGTACGGCGCTAGGATATAGAGCAAACCCTTATCTAAAGGCCACTACGGGCGATAGCTACGAGATCGGCGGACGCTACAAGGGCGAGTTTAGCGAAACGGGACACGTTAGCTTCGTGGCTAAATACTTTAAAACCAAATACAAAAATCTAATCGTAGACAATAACGCAGCAGGCGGGCGTGTAAATCCGGTGCTCTATAGGATCAACGCAGGCGGCGCGGATATCGACGGCGTCGAGCTTTTGGCGAGACTAAACCTCGACGCGCTAAGCTTAGGCGCTAGCTATACTCATCAAAAAGTAAGATATAAAGACCGCGTAAGAAACGGCAGCGGCGGCTACTACACGTCAAATATCATCGGCTACCGCGACCAGGGCGACAAATACACCTTTAACGCCGAGTATTCGATAAACGCTATCGATACGCTTGTTGGTTATAACCTTATTTATTTTGCTTCTAAAGACACGACGAGTGCTGGCAACGACGCGGCCGTACATATCCCGAGCTACGCCGTGAGCGACGTCTATCTCACTTATGCGCCAAGCGGCGGTAAATTTAAAGGACTTGAGATAAACGCGGGCGTTTACAACGTATTTAACAAAGCCTACGTCTCGCACTCTCAAAGAATGGCCGAATACACGGGCGATGCAAACGCTATCGACTGGGAGCCGGGCAGAAACTTTAAGGTTAACATCTCTTATAAATTTTAA
- the exbB gene encoding TonB-system energizer ExbB, protein MEFLKHNVDYVIIGILGLMSFVVVWLTIERLIFYANVKFENYKNQDDFEESVTRNLTTLYIVYSNAPYIGLLGTVAGIMVTFYDMGMSGGIDTKSIMVGLSLALKATALGLIVAIPTLMIYNAFMRKVDVLVNRYKASRENA, encoded by the coding sequence ATGGAATTTCTCAAACACAACGTCGATTACGTTATCATCGGTATTTTAGGGCTTATGAGCTTTGTCGTAGTATGGCTCACGATAGAGCGCTTGATCTTTTACGCAAACGTTAAATTTGAAAACTACAAGAATCAAGACGACTTTGAAGAGAGCGTAACTAGAAATTTAACAACGCTTTATATAGTTTATTCAAATGCGCCGTATATCGGACTTTTGGGTACGGTCGCGGGCATCATGGTGACCTTTTACGACATGGGTATGAGCGGCGGCATCGACACTAAAAGCATCATGGTCGGCCTGTCTCTCGCGCTAAAAGCAACCGCGCTAGGCCTAATCGTCGCAATACCGACGCTAATGATCTACAACGCGTTTATGAGAAAAGTGGACGTTTTAGTAAACCGCTACAAGGCTTCACGTGAGAATGCCTAA